The following proteins are co-located in the Nocardioides piscis genome:
- a CDS encoding response regulator transcription factor, with protein MPIRVAIVNDDELVVRGLDTMLRNYADRIQIVELNASRPVSVDVDIALYDTFGMGQGNGPSVARLLTNPRVDKVVVYTWNFQPWLARETIEQGVSGYLSKSLTAGQLVEALQMIHAGRIVLSPSPGRKALIGGDWPGREEGLTAREAEVLSLITMGLSNLEIAERTSLSVNSIKSYIRSCYRKIDVDSRSKAVLWGISHGLRPDRVRVNGSPAQRAEPGDRTAYPA; from the coding sequence ATGCCGATCAGGGTTGCCATCGTCAACGACGACGAGCTCGTCGTTCGTGGGCTCGACACGATGTTGCGCAACTACGCCGATCGCATCCAGATCGTCGAGCTCAACGCCTCCAGGCCGGTCTCGGTCGACGTCGACATCGCCCTCTATGACACGTTCGGGATGGGCCAGGGCAACGGGCCGAGCGTCGCTCGCCTGCTGACCAACCCGCGCGTCGACAAGGTGGTCGTCTACACCTGGAACTTCCAGCCGTGGCTGGCGCGCGAGACGATCGAGCAGGGCGTGTCCGGCTATCTCTCCAAGAGCCTCACCGCCGGTCAGCTCGTCGAGGCGCTGCAGATGATCCACGCCGGTCGCATCGTCCTCTCGCCCTCACCCGGGCGCAAGGCGCTCATCGGTGGCGACTGGCCCGGCCGCGAGGAGGGCCTGACGGCCCGCGAGGCAGAGGTCCTGTCGTTGATCACCATGGGGTTGAGCAACCTCGAGATCGCCGAGCGCACCTCGCTGTCGGTCAACTCCATCAAGTCCTACATCCGCTCCTGCTATCGCAAGATCGACGTCGACAGCCGGTCCAAGGCGGTCCTGTGGGGCATCTCCCACGGGCTCCGCCCCGATCGCGTCCGGGTCAACGGCTCGCCGGCGCAGCGGGCCGAACCCGGTGATCGGACCGCCTACCCGGCGTGA
- a CDS encoding YceI family protein, translating into MSVNQFDASTTAIDDITGDYVVDASHSSLGFVARHAMVTKVRGQFNVYEGTAHVDEANPAASKVDITIDAASVDTRSADRDGHLKSGDFFDVETYPTIRFVSTDVARDGASWTITGDLTIKDVTKPVTVEFEQTGSAIDPFGNTRVGFEGETVVNRKDFGLTWNAALETGGVLVSEKVKLQFDISAIKSA; encoded by the coding sequence ATGTCCGTCAACCAGTTCGACGCTTCCACCACCGCCATCGACGACATCACCGGCGACTACGTCGTCGACGCCTCGCACAGCTCGCTGGGCTTCGTGGCCCGCCACGCGATGGTGACCAAGGTCCGCGGTCAGTTCAACGTCTACGAGGGCACCGCCCACGTCGACGAGGCCAACCCGGCCGCCTCCAAGGTGGACATCACGATCGACGCCGCGAGCGTCGACACGCGCAGCGCCGACCGCGACGGCCACCTCAAGTCCGGCGACTTCTTCGACGTCGAGACCTACCCCACCATCCGCTTCGTCTCCACCGACGTCGCCCGCGACGGTGCCAGCTGGACGATCACCGGCGACCTGACGATCAAGGACGTCACCAAGCCCGTCACCGTCGAGTTCGAGCAGACCGGTTCGGCGATCGACCCCTTCGGCAACACCCGCGTCGGCTTCGAGGGTGAGACGGTCGTCAACCGCAAGGACTTCGGCCTCACCTGGAACGCTGCGCTCGAGACCGGCGGCGTGCTCGTCTCCGAGAAGGTCAAGCTGCAGTTCGACATCTCGGCGATCAAGTCCGCCTGA
- a CDS encoding DUF6351 family protein has product MQRHRSVAPSIVLALAASALAVVGPAPGGQALGPATPAAAPTAAIAAPATSARASTRAVRPGPRRTPRLRVQVLSNRADLISGGDALVAIRVPQRVRPRQVKVMAGKRVVTKRFRTRPDGRFVGLVNKLRVGRTTIKATAPGARRGRTVIVNHPAGGPVFTGPQPAHYRCQDTARDAACNEPARYSWLYKSTGSPGLKPYDRANPPSDVATTTTDQGVEVPFIVRREDGYSDRDRYAILTLFRPGKGWKAWRPQEQWNHKLLITHGGGCGASYTPGTPRLDDFSGTLPEGSPVENSYVAALGRGFAVASTALSNTGHNCNLAVNAESLMMTKERLVERYGALRYTIGTGCSGGSIAQHTLANSYPGIYQGLVTSCSYPDVLTAGAQFADYHLMRRYFEQPQRWAPGVVWSPTQVADVEGHVTPVNAVAADEGLFKEAINPEHACDGTATPVAGDRSTRFDSEINPGGVRCSILDISVNLLGRRPASAWSPQEQAAGHGFAGIPFANSGVQYGLEALRAGRITPAQFVDLNAKLGGLDVNADPVAQRIPGDAGAITSAYRTGMVNNFTHTDEVAIINHGGPDPGAAHDYAHAVWTELRMQRSQGHTDNRVTWFGPTPLIGDASWAIEGLIAMDKWLSAVEKDRRRVPLAQKIVEDRPAGVADRCVGVCDGGVLQTNLSTPRQAAGGPAANDVLACQRVPIDRSAYKTLGLPVLFTEAEWATLQRVFPDGVCDWSQPGRGQAPTQTWLKYGDATTPRFGGVNLPRAPKRSGRDWFGPVFQEFWRK; this is encoded by the coding sequence ATGCAGCGTCACCGGTCCGTCGCCCCATCGATCGTGCTCGCGCTGGCCGCCAGCGCCCTGGCCGTGGTCGGGCCGGCGCCCGGCGGCCAAGCCCTCGGACCTGCCACGCCCGCGGCCGCTCCCACCGCCGCAATCGCCGCCCCAGCGACGTCGGCGCGCGCGTCGACCCGGGCGGTCAGGCCAGGGCCGCGCCGCACACCCCGCCTTCGGGTGCAGGTGCTTTCCAACCGCGCCGACCTGATCTCGGGGGGCGACGCACTGGTGGCGATCCGGGTCCCCCAGCGGGTCCGGCCCCGCCAGGTCAAGGTCATGGCGGGCAAGCGCGTGGTCACCAAGCGGTTCCGCACCCGACCGGACGGTCGCTTCGTCGGGCTGGTCAACAAGCTGCGCGTGGGCCGGACGACGATCAAGGCCACCGCCCCCGGCGCCCGACGCGGGCGGACGGTCATCGTCAACCACCCCGCCGGCGGGCCGGTCTTCACCGGGCCGCAGCCGGCGCACTACCGCTGCCAGGACACCGCCCGCGACGCCGCCTGCAACGAGCCGGCCCGCTACTCCTGGCTCTACAAGTCGACCGGCTCACCGGGCCTCAAGCCCTACGACCGGGCCAACCCTCCCTCCGACGTCGCCACGACCACGACCGACCAGGGCGTCGAGGTGCCGTTCATCGTCCGGCGCGAGGACGGCTATTCCGACCGTGACCGCTACGCCATCCTCACGCTGTTCCGCCCGGGGAAGGGCTGGAAGGCGTGGCGCCCGCAGGAGCAGTGGAACCACAAGCTGCTGATCACCCACGGCGGGGGGTGCGGCGCGTCGTACACCCCCGGGACCCCACGCCTCGACGACTTCTCCGGGACCCTGCCCGAGGGCTCCCCGGTCGAGAACAGCTATGTCGCGGCGCTCGGGCGCGGGTTCGCCGTCGCGTCGACCGCGCTGTCCAACACCGGCCACAACTGCAACCTCGCAGTCAACGCCGAGTCGCTGATGATGACCAAGGAGCGCCTCGTCGAGCGGTACGGCGCCCTGCGCTACACCATCGGCACGGGCTGCTCGGGCGGCTCGATCGCCCAGCACACGCTCGCCAACTCCTATCCCGGGATCTACCAGGGCCTGGTCACCAGCTGCTCCTACCCCGACGTCCTCACCGCGGGCGCGCAGTTCGCCGACTACCACCTGATGCGCCGCTACTTCGAGCAGCCGCAGCGATGGGCTCCGGGCGTGGTGTGGAGCCCGACCCAGGTCGCCGACGTCGAGGGGCACGTCACCCCCGTCAACGCGGTGGCCGCCGACGAGGGGCTCTTCAAGGAGGCGATCAACCCCGAGCACGCGTGTGACGGGACGGCCACGCCGGTCGCCGGTGACCGCTCCACCCGCTTCGACTCCGAGATCAACCCCGGCGGTGTGCGCTGCTCGATCCTCGACATCTCGGTCAACCTGCTCGGCCGTCGGCCTGCCTCCGCCTGGAGCCCGCAGGAGCAGGCCGCGGGTCACGGGTTCGCGGGGATCCCGTTCGCCAACTCCGGTGTGCAGTACGGGCTCGAGGCACTCCGCGCCGGACGGATCACCCCCGCTCAGTTCGTCGACCTCAACGCCAAGCTCGGCGGTCTCGACGTCAATGCCGACCCCGTCGCGCAGCGCATCCCCGGCGACGCGGGTGCCATCACCAGCGCCTACCGCACGGGCATGGTCAACAACTTCACCCACACCGACGAGGTCGCGATCATCAACCACGGCGGACCGGACCCGGGGGCCGCTCACGACTACGCCCACGCCGTGTGGACCGAGCTGCGCATGCAGCGCTCCCAGGGACACACCGACAACCGGGTCACCTGGTTCGGTCCGACTCCCCTGATCGGCGACGCCTCGTGGGCGATCGAGGGTCTCATCGCGATGGACAAGTGGCTCAGCGCGGTGGAGAAGGACCGGCGCCGGGTCCCCCTGGCGCAGAAGATCGTCGAGGACCGCCCCGCCGGCGTCGCCGACCGCTGTGTCGGGGTCTGCGACGGCGGGGTGCTGCAGACCAACCTCTCCACGCCGCGCCAGGCGGCGGGCGGTCCGGCGGCCAACGACGTGCTGGCCTGCCAGCGGGTGCCGATCGACCGATCGGCATACAAGACCCTCGGGCTGCCTGTGCTCTTCACCGAGGCCGAGTGGGCGACGCTCCAGCGGGTCTTCCCCGACGGCGTCTGCGACTGGTCCCAGCCCGGTCGCGGGCAGGCGCCGACGCAGACCTGGTTGAAGTACGGCGACGCCACGACCCCGCGCTTCGGCGGGGTGAACCTGCCTCGCGCTCCCAAGCGGTCGGGGCGCGACTGGTTCGGCCCGGTGTTCCAGGAGTTCTGGCGCAAGTAG
- a CDS encoding DEAD/DEAH box helicase, with protein sequence MLKALADVGYESPSMIQAQTIPPLLEGRHVVGLAQTGTGKTAAFALPILSQLDLSQKAPQALVLAPTRELALQVSEAFEKYGAHMKGVHVLPIYGGQGYGVQLSALRRGVHVVVGTPGRIMDHLEKGTLDLSQLRFLVLDEADEMLKMGFAEDVETILSDTPEDKHVALFSATMPSQIRRISKKYLHDPVEITVKNKTTTAANITQRYLICSYPQKVDALTRILEVENFEGMIVFVRTKNETELLAEKLRARGFSAMAINGDVPQVQRERTVNQLKSGKLDILVATDVAARGLDVERISHVVNYDIPTDTESYVHRIGRTGRAGRKGDSIAFVTPREKHLLRAIEKATRQPLTQMQIPTIEDINSTRLSRFDDAITEALAGDKLDFFRDVVTHYISEHDVPEVDVAAALAAVMYGDNPLLMEPEPAPVRREFDNREQRPERGGGRKPERRPRGRTDVDMASYRISVGKRHKVEPRQIVGALANEGGLSRGDFGHIDIRPDFSLVELPRTLPPGTLDRLASTRISGKLIEIRQDGGPPARRAQARSGADSASSDGGSSTYGDSDSRTKKPRHKK encoded by the coding sequence GTGCTGAAGGCGCTCGCCGACGTCGGCTACGAGTCGCCGTCGATGATCCAGGCGCAGACCATCCCACCGCTTCTCGAGGGGCGCCACGTCGTGGGGCTCGCGCAGACGGGCACCGGCAAGACGGCCGCCTTCGCGCTGCCCATCCTGTCCCAGCTCGACCTGTCGCAGAAGGCGCCCCAGGCGCTCGTGCTGGCGCCCACGCGTGAGCTCGCCCTCCAGGTCTCCGAGGCGTTCGAGAAGTACGGCGCCCACATGAAGGGCGTCCACGTCCTGCCGATCTATGGCGGCCAGGGCTACGGCGTCCAGCTCTCGGCGCTGCGCCGCGGCGTCCACGTCGTGGTCGGCACGCCGGGCCGGATCATGGACCACCTCGAGAAGGGCACCCTCGACCTCTCGCAGCTGCGCTTCCTCGTGCTCGACGAGGCCGACGAGATGCTCAAGATGGGCTTCGCCGAGGACGTCGAGACGATCCTGTCCGACACCCCCGAGGACAAGCACGTCGCGCTCTTCTCGGCCACGATGCCCAGCCAGATCCGCCGGATCTCCAAGAAGTATCTCCACGACCCGGTCGAGATCACCGTCAAGAACAAGACGACCACGGCCGCCAACATCACCCAGCGCTACCTCATCTGCTCCTACCCGCAGAAGGTCGACGCCCTCACCCGCATCCTCGAGGTCGAGAACTTCGAGGGGATGATCGTCTTCGTCCGGACCAAGAACGAGACCGAGCTGCTGGCCGAGAAGCTGCGGGCGCGCGGCTTCTCCGCGATGGCCATCAACGGTGACGTCCCGCAGGTCCAGCGCGAGCGGACCGTCAACCAGCTCAAGTCGGGCAAGCTCGACATCCTGGTCGCCACGGACGTCGCGGCCCGCGGGCTCGACGTCGAGCGGATCAGCCACGTCGTCAACTACGACATCCCCACCGACACCGAGTCCTACGTCCACCGCATCGGCCGCACCGGCCGTGCCGGTCGCAAGGGCGACTCGATCGCCTTCGTCACCCCACGCGAGAAGCACCTGCTGCGGGCGATCGAGAAGGCGACCCGCCAGCCGCTGACCCAGATGCAGATCCCGACGATCGAGGACATCAACTCCACGCGGCTGTCCCGCTTCGACGACGCGATCACCGAGGCGCTCGCCGGCGACAAGCTCGACTTCTTCCGCGACGTGGTGACCCACTACATCTCCGAGCACGACGTGCCCGAGGTCGACGTCGCCGCAGCGCTCGCCGCCGTGATGTATGGCGACAACCCGCTCCTGATGGAGCCGGAGCCGGCTCCGGTCCGCCGCGAGTTCGACAACCGCGAGCAGCGCCCCGAGCGTGGCGGCGGGCGCAAGCCCGAGCGTCGTCCCCGCGGCCGCACCGACGTCGACATGGCGTCCTACCGGATCTCCGTCGGGAAGCGCCACAAGGTGGAGCCGCGTCAGATCGTCGGCGCGCTCGCCAACGAGGGCGGTCTCTCGCGTGGGGACTTCGGACACATCGACATCCGGCCCGACTTCTCCCTCGTCGAGCTGCCGCGCACCCTGCCCCCGGGCACCCTCGACCGCCTCGCGAGCACCCGGATCTCCGGCAAGCTGATCGAGATCCGCCAGGACGGCGGCCCTCCGGCTCGCCGCGCGCAGGCCCGCTCCGGCGCCGACTCCGCCTCCTCGGACGGCGGCTCGTCGACGTACGGCGACAGCGACTCCCGCACCAAGAAGCCCCGCCACAAGAAGTGA
- a CDS encoding TetR/AcrR family transcriptional regulator: MEQERRQLIARTALHVLATAGARGLTHRAVDTAAGLSPGSTSYYFRTRAALLSACLDDLVAQDHEDLDVMVPLVTAADTDAMAAAIADVLERWLTVGRERHTARYELFMEALRRPDLAEVLHRGGMAVRARVAEVLAGLGADDPQGRAHWLVAALDGVVFDRLAGANAAAPVDRDELEVVARRLVAGALALSLDLKTHGPPG; this comes from the coding sequence ATGGAGCAGGAGAGACGCCAGCTGATCGCACGGACGGCGCTGCACGTGCTCGCCACGGCCGGCGCCCGGGGGCTCACCCATCGGGCCGTCGACACCGCGGCCGGCCTCTCGCCGGGGTCGACCTCCTACTACTTCCGCACCCGCGCAGCACTGCTCAGCGCCTGTCTCGACGACCTCGTCGCGCAGGACCACGAGGACCTCGACGTGATGGTGCCCCTGGTCACCGCCGCCGACACCGACGCGATGGCGGCAGCGATCGCCGACGTGCTCGAGCGCTGGCTGACGGTGGGTCGCGAGCGCCATACGGCTCGCTATGAGCTCTTCATGGAGGCGTTGCGCCGGCCCGACCTCGCCGAGGTGCTGCACCGCGGCGGGATGGCCGTGCGTGCCCGGGTGGCCGAGGTGCTGGCGGGCCTGGGGGCGGACGATCCCCAAGGACGGGCGCACTGGTTGGTCGCAGCCCTGGACGGGGTGGTGTTCGACCGACTGGCCGGAGCCAACGCTGCCGCACCGGTGGACCGGGACGAGCTCGAGGTGGTCGCGCGGCGCCTCGTGGCGGGCGCCCTCGCACTTTCCCTCGATCTCAAGACACATGGCCCGCCGGGGTGA
- a CDS encoding SDR family NAD(P)-dependent oxidoreductase: MTDQPGIDPADSAGIDPEDLATTIRVLRQTHLLPGDHPDHVAVKRAASHMYKAIKAERKLAKRAEELAHDRAITELTATGSPVRIDDETSGIPLVSNAPGAFAGELLNPRGCYICKEDYTLVDAFYHWLCPRCAAFSHTKRDQRTDLTGKRALLTGGRAKIGMYIALRLLRDGAHTTITTRFPKDAVRRFSSLEDSGDWLHRLKIVGIDLRDPTQVISLADDVAATGPLDILINNACQTVRRSPGAYAPLVEAEAAPLPTDRELPEMVTFDEISAAHPASIAGALADTAVAHHLGESPEHALAAHNAATMTALALSAGHASLDAHLAGTAVDAGGLLPDVQANNSWTQTVGEVNPLELLEVQLCNSIAPFLLVSRLRPAMATAAGAASSGRAYVVNVSAMEGQFSRRYKGAGHPHTNMAKAALNMLTRTSSGEMFETDKILMTAVDTGWITDERPHEDKLRIAAEGWHAPLDLVDGAARVYDPIVLGERGEDLYGCFVKDFKPSPW; this comes from the coding sequence GTGACTGACCAGCCCGGCATCGACCCCGCCGACTCCGCAGGGATAGATCCTGAGGATCTGGCCACCACGATCCGGGTGCTCCGGCAGACCCACCTGCTCCCCGGCGACCACCCCGACCACGTCGCGGTCAAGCGGGCGGCGTCTCACATGTACAAGGCGATCAAGGCCGAGCGGAAGCTGGCCAAGCGCGCCGAGGAGCTGGCCCACGACCGCGCGATCACCGAGCTCACCGCGACCGGGTCGCCGGTCCGGATCGACGACGAGACGTCCGGCATCCCGCTGGTCTCCAACGCGCCGGGTGCCTTCGCCGGCGAGCTGCTCAACCCGCGCGGCTGCTACATCTGCAAGGAGGACTACACCCTCGTCGACGCGTTCTACCACTGGCTGTGCCCGCGCTGCGCGGCCTTCAGCCACACCAAGCGCGACCAGCGCACCGACCTGACGGGCAAGCGCGCGCTGCTCACGGGCGGGCGGGCCAAGATCGGGATGTACATCGCGCTGCGGCTCCTGCGCGACGGCGCGCACACCACGATCACGACGCGCTTCCCCAAGGACGCCGTGCGCAGGTTCTCCTCCCTCGAGGACAGCGGCGACTGGCTCCACCGGCTCAAGATCGTCGGCATCGACCTGCGCGACCCGACCCAGGTGATCTCGCTGGCCGACGACGTGGCCGCGACCGGCCCGCTCGACATCCTGATCAACAACGCCTGCCAGACCGTACGGCGCTCGCCTGGCGCCTACGCTCCGCTGGTCGAGGCCGAGGCCGCCCCGCTGCCGACCGACCGGGAGCTCCCCGAGATGGTCACCTTCGACGAGATCTCGGCCGCGCACCCGGCCTCCATCGCCGGCGCGCTGGCCGACACGGCGGTGGCCCACCACCTCGGCGAGAGCCCCGAGCACGCGCTGGCCGCCCACAACGCCGCGACGATGACGGCGCTCGCCCTCTCGGCCGGGCACGCCTCGCTCGACGCACACCTCGCGGGCACCGCCGTCGACGCCGGTGGGCTGCTCCCCGACGTACAAGCCAACAACTCCTGGACCCAGACCGTCGGGGAGGTCAACCCGCTGGAGCTGCTCGAGGTCCAGCTGTGCAACTCGATCGCGCCGTTCCTGCTGGTCTCGCGCCTGCGGCCGGCCATGGCGACCGCGGCCGGCGCGGCTTCGTCGGGCCGGGCCTATGTCGTCAACGTCTCGGCGATGGAGGGTCAGTTCTCGCGTCGCTACAAGGGCGCCGGACACCCGCACACCAACATGGCGAAGGCCGCGCTCAACATGCTGACCCGCACCTCGTCCGGGGAGATGTTCGAGACCGACAAGATCCTGATGACGGCCGTCGACACCGGCTGGATCACCGACGAGCGCCCGCACGAGGACAAGCTGCGGATCGCCGCCGAGGGCTGGCACGCGCCGCTCGACCTGGTCGACGGGGCCGCCCGCGTCTATGACCCGATCGTGCTCGGCGAGCGCGGCGAGGACCTCTATGGCTGCTTCGTGAAGGACTTCAAGCCGTCCCCCTGGTGA
- a CDS encoding VOC family protein yields the protein MGGSDDIKDQIMHSSLITDAGYTIFASDAPPGMEARPNGQISISGDDDEQLRGYWTALREGANVEVPLARQPWGDDYGHLVDKFGVLWMVNILGETKQG from the coding sequence ATGGGTGGGTCCGACGACATCAAGGACCAGATCATGCACTCCTCGCTGATCACCGACGCCGGCTACACGATCTTCGCCTCCGACGCCCCGCCCGGGATGGAGGCCCGCCCCAACGGTCAGATCAGCATCAGCGGCGACGACGACGAACAGCTCCGCGGCTACTGGACTGCGCTTCGCGAGGGAGCCAACGTCGAGGTTCCCCTCGCCCGCCAGCCCTGGGGCGACGACTACGGCCACCTCGTCGACAAGTTCGGGGTGCTGTGGATGGTCAACATCCTCGGGGAGACCAAGCAGGGCTGA